The Henckelia pumila isolate YLH828 chromosome 2, ASM3356847v2, whole genome shotgun sequence genome includes a window with the following:
- the LOC140880615 gene encoding inactive protein kinase SELMODRAFT_444075-like isoform X1, with amino-acid sequence MSKDLKKGGKQEKSCDVAEKVVVAVKASKEIPKTALVWALTHVVQPGDCITLVVVVSPHHSGRKLWGFPRFAGDCANGHRRSHTGTSAEQKSDLTDYCSQMILQLHDVYDPNKINVKIKVVSGTPCGAVAAEAKKNQANWVVLDNSFRHLKHEGKRCMEELHCNIVVMKRSQPKVLRLNLVGSPKKLPEVNSDKDQSSKKQENKNDPLNTIDSFNTNDSSSSAHGPVVTPSSSPETFTATEAGTSSVSSSDPGTSPFFVADIKDGLKKAEILVAETKRGHDESSSDTESENWSASSSLRFQPWMADIVSARCQSFERIGESSRRSDNSINSLAEKLSKLDVDAGFESPSYRSNLDFGGSLREMISLRSAPPGPPPLCSICQHKAPVFGKPPRWFTYAELELATGGFSQANFLAEGGFGSVHRGILPDGQAIAVKQHKFASSQGDQEFCSEVEVLSCAQQRNVVMLIGFCIEDGRRLLVYEYICNGSLDSHLYGRRKDTLAWNSRKKIAVGAARGLRYLHEECRVGCIVHRDMRPNNILITHDFEPLVGDFGLARWQPDGETGVETRVIGTLGYLAPEYAQSGQITEKADVYSFGVVLLELVTGRKSLDLNRPKGQQCLTEWARPLLEAYAVDELVDPRLVGNYAENEVYCMLHAASRCILQDPQARPRMSQVLRILEGDVMNSSQISSPRFDAGNRSGRICSSDHQQEHCVGPVRDEESISFSSRLSVNSRTSFRDGEGARVVRENK; translated from the exons ATGAGTAAAGACTTGAAAAAAGGGGGGAAGCAAGAAAAGAGTTGCGATGTGGCTGAAAAGGTAGTAGTGGCTGTTAAAGCATCGAAGGAGATTCCCAAGACTGCTCTTGTTTGGGCTCTGACTCATGTTGTTCAGCCTGGGGACTGCATTACTCTTGTTGTGGTCGTCTCTCCACATCATTCTG GTAGAAAATTATGGGGCTTCCCAAGATTTGCTGGAGACTGTGCTAATGGTCATAGGAGGTCACACACTGGCACAAGCGCAGAACAGAAGTCTGACTTAACAGATTATTGCTCTCAAATGATTCTTCAGCTTCATGATGTTTATGACCCTAACAAA ATCAATGTGAAGATTAAAGTCGTATCGGGGACACCATGTGGAGCTGTGGCAGCCGAGGCAAAGAAGAATCAAGCTAATTGGGTTGTTTTGGACAA CTCTTTTAGACACCTCAAACACGAAGGAAAGCGCTGCATGGAAGAGCTGCATTGCAATATTGTAGTAATGAAGCGGTCCCAACCGAAGGTTCTTCGTCTGAACTTAGTTGGATCACCTAAAAAGCTACCAGAAGTGAACTCTGACAAAGATCAATCGTCTAAGAAACAAGAAAACAAGAATGATCCTCTGAATACAATTGATTCTTTTAACACAAATGATTCTTCTTCTTCGGCTCATGGCCCAGTAGTTACACCATCAAGTAGTCCCGAGACATTTACTGCCACTGAAGCTGGAACTTCATCAGTTTCAAGTTCTGATCCTGGAACGTCACCTTTCTTCGTTGCTGACATAAAGGATGGCCTGAAAAAAGCGGAGATATTAGTTGCAGAAACAAAAAGGGGACATGATGAGTCCAGTTCAGACACTGAGAGCGAAAATTGGTCTGCCTCCTCAAGTTTAAGATTTCAACCATGGATGGCAGATATTGTTAGTGCACGTTGCCAGTCTTTTGAACGTATTGGGGAGAGCTCTAGACGATCTGATAACTCGATTAACTCATTGGCAGAAAAACTCTCGAAATTAGACGTAGATGCTGGGTTTGAATCGCCGAGCTATCGATCTAATCTTGATTTTGGTGGCAGTTTGAGGGAAATGATTTCACTTAGGAGTGCCCCTCCTGGTCCCCCTCCCTTGTGTTCTATATGCCAACACAAAGCTCCTGTATTTGGTAAGCCTCCAAGGTGGTTTACATATGCCGAGTTAGAGCTTGCCACTGGAGGGTTTTCACAAGCTAACTTCTTAGCTGAAGGCGGATTTGGATCCGTTCACCGAGGGATCCTCCCTGATGGCCAGGCGATTGCTGTCAAGCAACACAAATTTGCAAGTTCTCAAGGGGATCAAGAGTTCTGCTCGGAAGTTGAAGTGTTGAGCTGTGCTCAGCAACGTAATGTGGTTATGCTGATTGGTTTTTGCATCGAAGATGGCAGGAGATTGCTTGTGTATGAATATATCTGCAATGGATCATTGGATTCTCATCTTTACG ggCGCCGTAAGGACACACTGGCATGGAATTCACGAAAAAAGATTGCTGTTGGTGCTGCGCGAGGTCTACGGTATCTTCATGAAGAATGCAGAGTCGGTTGTATTGTGCATCGAGATATGCGACCGAACAACATTCTGATAACCCATGACTTTGAACCCTTG GTGGGAGACTTTGGTCTTGCAAGGTGGCAACCAGATGGAGAGACTGGAGTTGAAACTCGAGTTATCGGAACATTGGG GTACTTGGCCCCCGAGTATGCCCAAAGCGGTCAGATCACCGAAAAGGCAGATGTTTACTCATTTGGAGTGGTGCTTTTGGAGCTTGTTACGGGGCGTAAATCACTCGATCTTAACAGGCCTAAAGGCCAGCAATGCCTTACTGAATGG GCACGCCCCTTACTGGAAGCATATGCCGTAGATGAACTGGTTGATCCACGGCTGGTAGGCAACTATGCGGAGAATGAGGTTTACTGTATGTTGCACGCCGCATCTCGATGTATACTCCAGGATCCTCAGGCAAGGCCTCGCATGTCACAG GTACTTCGGATACTTGAAGGCGATGTCATGAATTCAAGTCAAATATCCAGTCCACGATTCGATGCAGGCAACCGGAGTGGTAGGATTTGTTCATCAGATCACCAACAGGAACATTGTGTTGGCCCTGTTAGGGACGAGGAATCCATAAGTTTTAGCTCAAGGCTTTCTGTTAACTCGAGAACAAGTTTTAGGGATGGAGAGGGAGCCAGGGTCGTGCGCGAAAACAAGTAG
- the LOC140881914 gene encoding protein FLX-like 3, translated as MAGRNRARESFDHRRGYPPEGPVVRVPLARPVPHPALLEEELEIQHVELRRLLGENRRLFEDRIALERELTAAKEEVRRMNLAIAEIHAEQDLQSRELMERVLKLEADLRATEPLKSEAAQLRAEVQRLSTIKQDLSGKVHSLSQELAKLQTDNRLIPVLRTEIDGLHQELLRARNAIDYEKNANIELREQRQAMEKNMVKMARDIEKLRSELVNSDARAWSSGGPFGAMEFRNPNSSFPTPYDNGYGIRQGAINKVGPYGSGSASWGGLEKPRMTRR; from the exons ATGGCAGGAAGAAATCGTGCTCGTGAATCATTCGATCACAGGCGTGGATATCCCCCGGAGGGACCTGTCGTTCGTGTACCTTTGGCCCGGCCAGTACCGCATCCTGCTCTGTTGGAGGAAGAACTTGAAATTCAACATGTTGAGCTTCGCAGACTTCTGGGTGAAAACCGTAGACTTTTTGAGGATCGAATTGCTTTAGAACGAGAGCTAACTGCTGCAAAGGAAGAGGTCCGCCGCATGAATCTTGCAATTGCTGAAATCCACGCCGAACAAGACCTGCAATCCAGGGAGCTTATGGAAAGGGTTTTGAAGCTGGAGGCTGATCTTCGTGCAACTGAGCCTCTAAAAAGTGAAGCAGCACAACTTCGAGCTGAAGTTCAAAGACTGAGCACCATTAAGCAGGATCTATCTGGGAAGGTTCATTCCCTCTCTCAAGAACTCGCAAAGCTGCAGACTGATAACCGTCTCATTCCTGTGTTGAGGACTGAGATCGATGGGCTGCATCAGGAACTGTTGCGTGCTAG AAATGCCATTGATTACGAAAAGAATGCAAATATTGAGCTGAGAGAACAGAGACAGGCAATGGAAAAGAACATGGTGAAAATGGCACGTGATATTGAAAAGCTGCGTTCCGAGCTGGTAAATTCTGATGCTAGAGCTTGGAGTTCAG GTGGACCTTTTGGAGCGATGGAGTTCAGAAATCCCAATTCTAGCTTCCCAACTCCTTATGACAATGGATACGGAATTCGTCAG GGTGCTATAAATAAGGTCGGTCCATATGGTTCAGGTTCTGCTTCCTGGGGTGGCCTTGAAAAACCGCGGATGACTCGACGTTGA
- the LOC140880615 gene encoding inactive protein kinase SELMODRAFT_444075-like isoform X2, which translates to MSKDLKKGGKQEKSCDVAEKVVVAVKASKEIPKTALVWALTHVVQPGDCITLVVVVSPHHSGRKLWGFPRFAGDCANGHRRSHTGTSAEQKSDLTDYCSQMILQLHDVYDPNKINVKIKVVSGTPCGAVAAEAKKNQANWVVLDKHLKHEGKRCMEELHCNIVVMKRSQPKVLRLNLVGSPKKLPEVNSDKDQSSKKQENKNDPLNTIDSFNTNDSSSSAHGPVVTPSSSPETFTATEAGTSSVSSSDPGTSPFFVADIKDGLKKAEILVAETKRGHDESSSDTESENWSASSSLRFQPWMADIVSARCQSFERIGESSRRSDNSINSLAEKLSKLDVDAGFESPSYRSNLDFGGSLREMISLRSAPPGPPPLCSICQHKAPVFGKPPRWFTYAELELATGGFSQANFLAEGGFGSVHRGILPDGQAIAVKQHKFASSQGDQEFCSEVEVLSCAQQRNVVMLIGFCIEDGRRLLVYEYICNGSLDSHLYGRRKDTLAWNSRKKIAVGAARGLRYLHEECRVGCIVHRDMRPNNILITHDFEPLVGDFGLARWQPDGETGVETRVIGTLGYLAPEYAQSGQITEKADVYSFGVVLLELVTGRKSLDLNRPKGQQCLTEWARPLLEAYAVDELVDPRLVGNYAENEVYCMLHAASRCILQDPQARPRMSQVLRILEGDVMNSSQISSPRFDAGNRSGRICSSDHQQEHCVGPVRDEESISFSSRLSVNSRTSFRDGEGARVVRENK; encoded by the exons ATGAGTAAAGACTTGAAAAAAGGGGGGAAGCAAGAAAAGAGTTGCGATGTGGCTGAAAAGGTAGTAGTGGCTGTTAAAGCATCGAAGGAGATTCCCAAGACTGCTCTTGTTTGGGCTCTGACTCATGTTGTTCAGCCTGGGGACTGCATTACTCTTGTTGTGGTCGTCTCTCCACATCATTCTG GTAGAAAATTATGGGGCTTCCCAAGATTTGCTGGAGACTGTGCTAATGGTCATAGGAGGTCACACACTGGCACAAGCGCAGAACAGAAGTCTGACTTAACAGATTATTGCTCTCAAATGATTCTTCAGCTTCATGATGTTTATGACCCTAACAAA ATCAATGTGAAGATTAAAGTCGTATCGGGGACACCATGTGGAGCTGTGGCAGCCGAGGCAAAGAAGAATCAAGCTAATTGGGTTGTTTTGGACAA ACACCTCAAACACGAAGGAAAGCGCTGCATGGAAGAGCTGCATTGCAATATTGTAGTAATGAAGCGGTCCCAACCGAAGGTTCTTCGTCTGAACTTAGTTGGATCACCTAAAAAGCTACCAGAAGTGAACTCTGACAAAGATCAATCGTCTAAGAAACAAGAAAACAAGAATGATCCTCTGAATACAATTGATTCTTTTAACACAAATGATTCTTCTTCTTCGGCTCATGGCCCAGTAGTTACACCATCAAGTAGTCCCGAGACATTTACTGCCACTGAAGCTGGAACTTCATCAGTTTCAAGTTCTGATCCTGGAACGTCACCTTTCTTCGTTGCTGACATAAAGGATGGCCTGAAAAAAGCGGAGATATTAGTTGCAGAAACAAAAAGGGGACATGATGAGTCCAGTTCAGACACTGAGAGCGAAAATTGGTCTGCCTCCTCAAGTTTAAGATTTCAACCATGGATGGCAGATATTGTTAGTGCACGTTGCCAGTCTTTTGAACGTATTGGGGAGAGCTCTAGACGATCTGATAACTCGATTAACTCATTGGCAGAAAAACTCTCGAAATTAGACGTAGATGCTGGGTTTGAATCGCCGAGCTATCGATCTAATCTTGATTTTGGTGGCAGTTTGAGGGAAATGATTTCACTTAGGAGTGCCCCTCCTGGTCCCCCTCCCTTGTGTTCTATATGCCAACACAAAGCTCCTGTATTTGGTAAGCCTCCAAGGTGGTTTACATATGCCGAGTTAGAGCTTGCCACTGGAGGGTTTTCACAAGCTAACTTCTTAGCTGAAGGCGGATTTGGATCCGTTCACCGAGGGATCCTCCCTGATGGCCAGGCGATTGCTGTCAAGCAACACAAATTTGCAAGTTCTCAAGGGGATCAAGAGTTCTGCTCGGAAGTTGAAGTGTTGAGCTGTGCTCAGCAACGTAATGTGGTTATGCTGATTGGTTTTTGCATCGAAGATGGCAGGAGATTGCTTGTGTATGAATATATCTGCAATGGATCATTGGATTCTCATCTTTACG ggCGCCGTAAGGACACACTGGCATGGAATTCACGAAAAAAGATTGCTGTTGGTGCTGCGCGAGGTCTACGGTATCTTCATGAAGAATGCAGAGTCGGTTGTATTGTGCATCGAGATATGCGACCGAACAACATTCTGATAACCCATGACTTTGAACCCTTG GTGGGAGACTTTGGTCTTGCAAGGTGGCAACCAGATGGAGAGACTGGAGTTGAAACTCGAGTTATCGGAACATTGGG GTACTTGGCCCCCGAGTATGCCCAAAGCGGTCAGATCACCGAAAAGGCAGATGTTTACTCATTTGGAGTGGTGCTTTTGGAGCTTGTTACGGGGCGTAAATCACTCGATCTTAACAGGCCTAAAGGCCAGCAATGCCTTACTGAATGG GCACGCCCCTTACTGGAAGCATATGCCGTAGATGAACTGGTTGATCCACGGCTGGTAGGCAACTATGCGGAGAATGAGGTTTACTGTATGTTGCACGCCGCATCTCGATGTATACTCCAGGATCCTCAGGCAAGGCCTCGCATGTCACAG GTACTTCGGATACTTGAAGGCGATGTCATGAATTCAAGTCAAATATCCAGTCCACGATTCGATGCAGGCAACCGGAGTGGTAGGATTTGTTCATCAGATCACCAACAGGAACATTGTGTTGGCCCTGTTAGGGACGAGGAATCCATAAGTTTTAGCTCAAGGCTTTCTGTTAACTCGAGAACAAGTTTTAGGGATGGAGAGGGAGCCAGGGTCGTGCGCGAAAACAAGTAG
- the LOC140881913 gene encoding phospholipase D alpha 4 — protein MEHKNTFFHGTLEVTIFRATVKKPSIPFKCISASGKPAYVSIKVDNKTMAKTTQERDRVWNQTFQILCAHRSDTMITITLKRKRSILGKINIQANKLLHEQNLINAFFPLCKANGKPNKKLKLQFIVRFKQAESAKNWETVLYEGIKNAAFPLRSNCSVTLYQDAHHRPTFQPPFNLRGKPRNLWEDIYNAIDGAKHLIYIAGWSLNPKMALVRDPQTNNPHSRGVKLGELLKRKAEEGVAVRVMLWDDETSLPIIKNKGVMGTHDEDALAYFKHTNVICKLCPRLHNKFPTAFAHHQKTITVDTGALPSSRDREITSFIGGFDLCEGRYDTEEHSLFRTLNTESHCYDFYQTSLPGASLHKGGPREPWHDTHACVTGQAARDILTNFEQRWTKQCDHNSLVQLTSIPELSQQPTAISNSPRRNWNVQVFRSIDHLSANPSTKIVTTERSIHEAYVEAIRRADRFIYVENQYFIGGCHLWDTDMHCGCRNLIPIEIALKVASKIKAKERFAVYVVIPMWPEGAVDSESVQDILHWTRETMKMMYTIIGEAIQKSGGQGHPRDYLNFYCLANREKEVKGEFVPPYTPHQGTQYWNAQKHRRFMVYVHSKIMIVDDSYLLIGSANINQRSMDGQRDTEIAIGCYLPRSEETNSDNDHILSFRMSLWYEHTGRAQEVYREPQRLECVQSVRSVGDDMWEIYSRYEIEDMGGAHLVSYPVNVTKEGLVEDLAEGDACFPDTKTLVRGKRSKVLSPIFTT, from the exons ATGGAGCACAAGAATACATTCTTCCATGGAACACTGGAAGTAACCATCTTTCGCGCCACCGTGAAGAAACCATCCATCCCATTCAAG TGCATATCTGCGAGTGGAAAGCCTGCCTATGTGTCAATCAAAGTAGACAACAAAACAATGGCGAAAACTACGCAAGAGCGAGACCGTGTTTGGAACCAAACCTTTCAAATCCTATGCGCCCATCGATCAGATACGATGATCACAATTACCTTGAAAAGAAAACGTTCCATCTTGGgaaaaataaacatccaagCTAACAAGCTTTTACATGAACAAAACTTAATCAATGCCTTTTTCCCACTCTGCAAAGCAAATGGAAAACCAAACAAGAAGCTCAAGTTACAATTTATTGTACGGTTCAAACAAGCAGAAAGTGCAAAAAATTGGGAGACAGTATTATATGAAGGGATCAAGAATGCAGCATTTCCATTGAGGTCTAATTGCAGTGTCACATTGTATCAGGATGCTCATCATCGTCCCACGTTTCAACCCCCGTTTAATCTTCGTGGGAAGCCAAGAAACTTGTGGGAAGATATTTACAACGCTATTGATGGCGCAAAGCATTTGATTTATATTGCAGGATggtcattaaatcctaaaatgGCCCTA GTGCGCGACCCTCAAACAAACAACCCACATTCAAGAGGGGTGAAGCTGGGGGAATTATTGAAGCGAAAAGCAGAAGAAGGCGTGGCTGTGAGAGTCATGCTTTGGGACGATGAAACGTCCCTACCCATCATCAAGAACAAAGGCGTAATGGGAACTCATGATGaagatgcattagcctatttCAAGCATACTAATGTGATATGCAAACTTTGCCCTAGACTGCACAACAAGTTCCCAACAGCCTTTGCCCATCATCAGAAGACAATAACCGTGGATACTGGTGCTCTTCCCTCCTCAAGAGACCGAGAAATCACAAGCTTTATTGGTGGTTTCGATCTCTGTGAGGGAAGGTATGATACAGAAGAACATTCGCTTTTTCGAACACTTAACACAGAGTCCCATTGCTACGATTTCTATCAAACTAGCCTACCCGGGGCTAGTCTGCATAAAGGAGGGCCAAGAGAGCCATGGCATGATACGCATGCCTGTGTAACTGGCCAAGCCGCGCGGGACATTTTAACCAATTTCGAGCAGAGATGGACTAAACAATGTGATCACAACTCACTAGTTCAACTTACTTCCATACCAGAATTATCTCAGCAGCCCACTGCCATAAGCAATTCTCCCCGAAGAAACTGGAATGTGCAAGTTTTTCGGTCAATCGACCATCTTTCCGCAAACCCTTCAACTAAAATTGTTACTACCGAACGAAGCATCCACGAAGCTTATGTGGAGGCAATCAGGCGTGCGGACAGGTTTATATACGTCGAGAATCAGTATTTCATTGGTGGTTGTCATCTTTGGGATACGGACATGCATTGCGGATGTAGGAACTTGATTCCTATCGAGATTGCACTAAAAGTAGCAAGCAAAATCAAGGCGAAGGAACGGTTCGCGGTGTATGTGGTGATACCAATGTGGCCGGAAGGAGCAGTGGACAGTGAATCAGTGCAGGATATACTGCACTGGACGAGGGAAACTATGAAAATGATGTATACAATTATAGGAGAAGCGATTCAAAAAAGTGGTGGGCAAGGACATCCAAGGGATTACTTGAATTTCTACTGCCTAGCTAATAGGGAAAAAGAAGTCAAAGGAGAGTTCGTTCCCCCATACACACCTCATCAAGGAACACAGTACTGGAATGCACAGAAACATAGAAGATTTATGGTCTATGTGCACTCCAAGATCATGATAG TGGACGATAGTTACTTGCTAATCGGTTCTGCTAATATCAACCAAAGATCGATGGACGGACAACGAGATACCGAGATTGCGATAGGATGCTATCTGCCAAGAAGTGAGGAAACCAATTCAGACAACGATCACATTCTTTCATTTCGCATGTCATTATGGTATGAACATACCGGAAGAGCTCAAGAAGTTTACCGGGAGCCTCAACGTTTGGAGTGTGTGCAGAGTGTACGGTCGGTGGGGGACGACATGTGGGAAATTTATAGTCGGTATGAGATAGAAGATATGGGAGGTGCCCATTTGGTGAGCTACCCTGTCAACGTCACCAAAGAAGGTCTTGTTGAGGATTTAGCAGAGGGTGATGCCTGTTTTCCAGACACCAAAACACTGGTTAGAGGGAAGAGATCCAAAGTTTTATCACCTATATTTACCACATAG
- the LOC140880616 gene encoding polyadenylate-binding protein 2, translated as MAIPPPYEPYYLAAPPLEYGYASKDRDGISTLFVSGLPEDVKAREIHNLFRRRPGFDYCQLKYTGRGNQAVAFATFVNHQSAMSALHSLNGVKFDPQTGSTLHIELARSNSTRKIKPGSGPYVVIDRRKTSGTHARESSNDDGESDSDDPTTDDDSGNHHGSAAENSTEKAADDNDSFAPRNDREKTTDGACSTLFVANLGPNCTDAELKQVLSQYPGFNGLKVRTRGGMPVAFADFEKVEQATEAMNAIQGSSLPSSDRGGMHIEYARSKMRKP; from the exons ATGGCCATTCCGCCGCCGTATGAACCGTACTACTTGGCAGCTCCTCCACTGGAATACGGCTATGCCTCCAAGGACAGGGATGGAATCAGCACGCTTTTTGTCTCCGGTCTTCCCGAGGACGTGAAGGCCCGTGAGATTCACAATCTCTTCCGTCGACGTCCTGGATTTGATTATTGCCAGCTCAAATACACTGGCCGCGGTAATCAG GCTGTTGCTTTTGCCACCTTTGTTAATCATCAATCAGCAATGTCAGCTTTGCATTCTCTAAAT GGTGTAAAATTTGATCCTCAAACTGGTTCAACTTTGCACATCGAATTGGCAAGATCAAATTCCACTAGAAAAATTAAACCAG GAAGTGGTCCATATGTTGTTATTGACAGAAGGAAAACATCTGGTACCCATGCTAGGGAATCATCTAATGATGACG GAGAGAGTGATTCTGATGATCCAACCACCGATGACGACTCTGGTAACCATCATGGTTCAGCAGCGGAAAATAG CACTGAAAAAGCAGCTGATGATAATGATTCCTTTGCTCCTCGGAAT GATCGAGAAAAGACAACAGATGGTGCATGCTCTACCCTGTTTGTTGCTAATCTGGGTCCCAACTGTACTGATGCGGAACTGAAGCAAGTTCTTTCTCA ATACCCGGGATTCAACGGCCTCAAGGTTCGCACTCGAGGTGGAATGCCGGTTGCATTTGCTGATTTTGAG AAAGTTGAACAAGCAACCGAGGCAATGAATGCAATTCAAGGCAGCTCGTTACCATCCTCGGACCGAGGCGGCATGCATATAGA ATATGCTAGATCGAAAATGAGGAAGCCTTGA